The Bos indicus x Bos taurus breed Angus x Brahman F1 hybrid chromosome 3, Bos_hybrid_MaternalHap_v2.0, whole genome shotgun sequence genome includes a window with the following:
- the TMCO2 gene encoding transmembrane and coiled-coil domain-containing protein 2: protein MSSSSSIWDIIIDYLSLSSIWNYLQATLLGETSVPQQTNLGPLDNLAPAVQVILGISFLILLGVGMYALWKRSVQSIQKILLFAITLYKLYKKGSDFFQALLVNPEGSDLTLQDNNIFLSLGLQEKILKKLQTVENKVKDLEGMIISQKPTTKREYSSDHYCSCSDCQSPLPTSGFTSTSEM from the exons ATGTCATCTTCATCTTCTATCTGGGACATCATCATAGATTATCTCTCTTTGAGCTCGATATGGAATTATCTACAAGCAACTCTTCTGGGAGAGACTAGTGTGCCTCAGCAAACAAATTTGGGGCCACTAGATAACCTTGCTCCGGCTGTGCAAGTTATCCTGggaatttcctttttgattttgttGGGAGTGGGAATGTATGCCTTATGGAAACGAAGTGTTCAGTCAATTCAG aaaatactgtTGTTTGCAATCACACTCTACAAACTTTACAAGAAAGGCTCAGATTTTTTTCAGGCTTTGCTGGTCAACCCAGAAGGGAGTGATCTCACACTTCAAGACAATAATATTTTCCTGTCTTTGGGTCTGCAAGAGAAGATTCTGAAAAAGCTTCAGACAGTGGAAAACAAAGTGAAGGACTTGGAAGGGATGATCATTTCCCAAAAACCTACCACAAAGAGGGAGTACTCCTCTGACCACTACTGCAGCTGCTCTGACTGCCAGAGTCCCTTGCCTACATCAGGGTTTACATCCACATCTGAAATGTGA